One window of the Pyrus communis chromosome 17, drPyrComm1.1, whole genome shotgun sequence genome contains the following:
- the LOC137721843 gene encoding uncharacterized protein has translation MFIPLLLFHSFLFIHAALGELVCEHLPNEICAFSVSSLGKRCLLETMAKKGGKVEHECRTSGVVVEKMAEYIETDECIKECGVDRKAIGISSDTLLDPRVLNKLCSTACYHKCPNIIELYFNMAFGEGVFLPYLCEKQRSNPHRAMEELSSYGDAPSYASSPFSQESSRKLHPAFAPGPL, from the exons ATGTTTATTCCTTTGCTCCTCTTCCACTCTTTCCTATTCATCCATGCAGCTCTAG GTGAGCTTGTATGTGAGCATTTGCCCAACGAGATTTGCGCATTTTCAGTGTCATCGTTGGGGAAACGATGCTTGTTGGAGACGATGGCTAAGAAAGGCGGAAAGGTTGAACACGAATGCAGGACATCAGGAGTGGTGGTAGAGAAGATGGCTGAATACATAGAGACGGATGAGTGCATCAAGGAATGCGGTGTTGATAGGAAGGCAATTGGAATTTCCTCTGATACCCTCCTTGACCCTCGAGTTCTCAATAAGCTTTGTTCAACAGCTTGTTACCACAAGTGCCCTAACATTATTGAACTTTACTTCAACATGGCCTTTGGAGAAG GAGTATTCTTGCCTTATCTTTGTGAAAAACAACGGTCCAACCCTCACCGCGCTATGGAAGAACTGTCGAGTTATGGCGATGCCCCTTCATATGCCTCTAGTCCTTTTTCGCAAGAATCGTCAAGAAAACTTCATCCTGCATTTGCCCCTggtcccttatag